One Alligator mississippiensis isolate rAllMis1 chromosome 16, rAllMis1, whole genome shotgun sequence genomic region harbors:
- the SEMA6B gene encoding semaphorin-6B isoform X3 — MRYQRKLTWKSNQHDINICRMKGKHEAECRNFLKVLLVQDPSTLFVCGTNAFNPVCANYSLDTLEPIGDNVSGMARCPYDPKHANIALFTGGMLFTATVTDFLAIDAVIYRSLGDSPTLRTVKHDSKWFKEPYFVHAVEWKSHVYFFFREIAMEFNYLEKVVVSRVARVCKNDMGGSQRVLEKQWTSFLKARLNCSVPGDSHFYFNVIQAVTDILELDGRPVVLAVFSTPANSIPGSAVCAFDMAQVAAVFEGRFREQKSPESIWTPVPEELVPKPRPGCCAAPGMRYNSSSAFPDEILNFMKTHPLMDESVPALSNAPWIIRTMTRSQLRRIVVDSAAGPWGNHTVVFLGSNTGTVLKFLIKPNISASPSAASIGSQSLLLEEFETYSPGRCGRDNADERRLLGMELDKATGSLLLAFPPCVVRAPVARCQQHAGCMKNCLGSRDPYCGWTPEGSCLFLEANTRAAFEQDIAGSSTSHLGDCEGLVTESFVDEPDGLVSVNLLVISSVAAFVIGAVISGFSVCWFIGHRDRKELARRRDKENILAHSESVVSVSRLGERRPRPGPPENLLAPLMQNGWPKGLLKVGQPDLDSGVLPTPEQTPLQQKRCPGSLKNCKWEQSHNLINASLRDPGCPGSSVILLHTGHPQGPPHIRAGHGMPVACRSVLMDQELEDEGSDSSMDMHYLPVSGGLEHGEGPRPQPVQPPASHRPGLGRGSYGEFPITPHASPDRRRVVSAPGGEAGDFCEGSPWNPDKLNFNSNNAASKAAAHLKRNHTFNSGEAQGGYGRPGGAPRAHPHALTDLSHLLKYGIERTPSVK; from the exons ATGCGCTACCAGCGG AAGCTGACGTGGAAGTCGAACCAACATGACATCAACATCTGCCGCATGAAGGGGAAGCACGAG gcAGAGTGCCGGAACTTCCTCAAGGTGCTGCTGGTGCAGGACCCAAGCACCCTCTTCGTGTGCGGCACCAATGCCTTCAACCCCGTCTGCGCCAACTACAGC ctggacacGCTGGAGCCCATTGGAGACAACGTCAGCGGCATGGCCCGGTGCCCCTACGACCCCAAGCATGCCAACATTGCCCTCTTCACAG GCGGGATGCTGTTCACAGCCACGGTGACGGATTTCCTGGCCATCGACGCCGTGATCTACCGGAGCCTGGGGGACAGTCCCACGCTGCGCACTGTCAAGCACGACTCCAAGTGGTTCAAAG AGCCCTACTTCGTCCATGCTGTGGAGTGGAAGAGCCATGTCTACTTCTTCTTCAGGGAGATCGCCATGGAGTTCAACTACCTGGAGAAG GTGGTGGTGTCACGGGTGGCACGGGTGTGCAAGAACGACATGGGCGGCTCGCAGCGCGTGCTGGAGAAGCAGTGGACGTCCTTCCTCAAGGCCCGGCTCAACTGCTCTGTGCCGGGTGACTCGCACTTCTACTTCAACGTCATCCAGGCCGTCACCGACATCCTGGAGCTGGACGGGCGGCCCGTGGTGCTGGCTGTCTTCTCCACACCTGCCAACAG catccctggctcgGCCGTCTGCGCCTTCGACATGGCCCAGGTGGCGGCCGTCTTCGAGGGGCGCTTCCGGGAGCAGAAGTCCCCTGAGTCCATCTGGACGCCGGTGCCTGAGGAGCTGGTGCCAAAGCCGCG GCCCGGGTGCTGCGCCGCCCCTGGCATGCGCTACAACTCCTCCAGCGCCTTCCCCGACGAGATCCTCAACTTCATGAAGACGCACCCGCTGATGGATGAATCGGTGCCCGCGCTCAGCAACGCCCCCTGGATCATCCGCACCATGACGCG GTCCCAGTTGCGCAGGATCGTGGTGGACAGCGCGGCAGGGCCATGGGGCAATCACACCGTGGTCTTCCTGGGCTCCAACACTGGCACTGTTCTCAAGTTCCTGATCAAGCCCAACATCAGCGCCAGCCCCTCGGCCGCCAGCATCGggagccagagcctgctgctggAAGAGTTTGAGACCTACTCCCCTGGGAG GTGCGGCAGAGACAATGCAGACGAGAGGCggctgctgggcatggagctGGACAAAGCCACagggtccctgctgctggccttCCCACCCTGCGTGGTGCGGGCACCTGTCGCCCGCTGCCAGCAGCATGCCGGCTGCATGAA GAACTGCCTCGGGAGCCGGGACCCCTACTGTGGCTGGACCCCCGAGGGCTCCTGCCTCTTCCTGGAAGCCAACACCAG AGCCGCATTTGAGCAGGACATCGCAGGCAGCAGCACCTCCCACCTCGGGGACTGCGAGG GGCTGGTGACCGAGAGCTTCGTGGACGAGCCGGACGGGCTGGTCTCAGTGAACCTGCTGGTGATCTCCTCGGTGGCTGCCTTCGTCATCGGCGCGGTGATCTCAGGCTTCAGCGTGTGCTGGTTCATCGGGCACCGGGACCGCAAGGAGCTGGCGCGGCGCCGCGACAAGGAGAACATCCTGGCGCACAGCGAGTCCGTGGTGAGCGTCAGCCGGCTGGGCGAgcggcggccccggcccggcccccccgAAAACCTGCTGGCACCGCTGATGCAGAACGGCTGGCCCAAGGGGCTGCTCAAGGTGGGGCAGCCCGACTTGGATTCGGGGGTGTTGCCCACACCCGAGCAGACTCCGCTGCAGCAGAAGCGCTGCCCCGGCAGCCTCAAGAACTGCAAGTGGGAGCAGAGCCACAACCTCATCAACGCCTCCCTGCGGGACCCCGGCTGCCCCGGCTCCTCCGTCATCCTGCTTCACACCGGCCACCCCCAGGGGCCCCCCCACATCCGGGCCGGGCATGGCATGCCCGTGGCCTGCCGCTCTGTGCTCATGGACCAGGAGCTGGAGGACGAGGGGAGCGACTCCTCCATGGACATGCACTACCTGCCGGTGAGTGGGGGCCTCGAGCATGGCGAGGGGCCCCGGCCCCAGCCGGTGCAGCCCCCCGCCTCCCACCGGCCCGGCCTGGGCAGGGGCTCCTACGGCGAGTTCCCCATCACGCCGCACGCCAGCCCGGACCGGCGCCGGGTGGTGTCGGCGCCCGGCGGGGAGGCCGGGGACTTCTGCGAGGGCAGCCCCTGGAACCCCGACAAGCTGAACTTCAACAGCAACAATGCAGCCAGCAAGGCGGCTGCCCACCTCAAGAGGAACCACACGTTCAACAGCGGCGAGGCACAGGGGGGCTACGGCCGGcccggcggggccccgcgggcgCACCCGCACGCCCTCACGGACCTCAGCCACCTCCTCAAGTACGGCATCGAGCGGACTCCCTCCGTTAAATAG
- the SEMA6B gene encoding semaphorin-6B isoform X1 has product MILPRVLPLLLAMLLAGAANTAFPEEPGPLSVAPEDYVKQYSVFVGHGLSRFSGADGAGAERLNIQRMLKVNRTLYIGDRDNLYRVSLEPATTSEMRYQRKLTWKSNQHDINICRMKGKHEAECRNFLKVLLVQDPSTLFVCGTNAFNPVCANYSLDTLEPIGDNVSGMARCPYDPKHANIALFTGGMLFTATVTDFLAIDAVIYRSLGDSPTLRTVKHDSKWFKEPYFVHAVEWKSHVYFFFREIAMEFNYLEKVVVSRVARVCKNDMGGSQRVLEKQWTSFLKARLNCSVPGDSHFYFNVIQAVTDILELDGRPVVLAVFSTPANSIPGSAVCAFDMAQVAAVFEGRFREQKSPESIWTPVPEELVPKPRPGCCAAPGMRYNSSSAFPDEILNFMKTHPLMDESVPALSNAPWIIRTMTRSQLRRIVVDSAAGPWGNHTVVFLGSNTGTVLKFLIKPNISASPSAASIGSQSLLLEEFETYSPGRCGRDNADERRLLGMELDKATGSLLLAFPPCVVRAPVARCQQHAGCMKNCLGSRDPYCGWTPEGSCLFLEANTRAAFEQDIAGSSTSHLGDCEGLVTESFVDEPDGLVSVNLLVISSVAAFVIGAVISGFSVCWFIGHRDRKELARRRDKENILAHSESVVSVSRLGERRPRPGPPENLLAPLMQNGWPKGLLKVGQPDLDSGVLPTPEQTPLQQKRCPGSLKNCKWEQSHNLINASLRDPGCPGSSVILLHTGHPQGPPHIRAGHGMPVACRSVLMDQELEDEGSDSSMDMHYLPVSGGLEHGEGPRPQPVQPPASHRPGLGRGSYGEFPITPHASPDRRRVVSAPGGEAGDFCEGSPWNPDKLNFNSNNAASKAAAHLKRNHTFNSGEAQGGYGRPGGAPRAHPHALTDLSHLLKYGIERTPSVK; this is encoded by the exons ATGATCCTGCCCCgcgtgctgcccctgctgctggccatgctgcTGGCGGGGGCGGCCAACACCGCCTTCCCCGAAGAGCCCGGGCCCCTGAGTGTGGCCCCGGAGGACT ATGTGAAGCAGTACTCGGTGTTCGTGGGCCACGGCTTGAGCCGCTTCTCAGGCGCGGATGGCGCTGGGGCAGAGCGCCTCAACATCCAGCGTATGCTGAAGGTCAACCGGACGCTGTACATCGGAGACAG GGACAACTTGTACCGTGTGAGCCTGGAGCCTGCCACCACCAGTGAGATGCGCTACCAGCGG AAGCTGACGTGGAAGTCGAACCAACATGACATCAACATCTGCCGCATGAAGGGGAAGCACGAG gcAGAGTGCCGGAACTTCCTCAAGGTGCTGCTGGTGCAGGACCCAAGCACCCTCTTCGTGTGCGGCACCAATGCCTTCAACCCCGTCTGCGCCAACTACAGC ctggacacGCTGGAGCCCATTGGAGACAACGTCAGCGGCATGGCCCGGTGCCCCTACGACCCCAAGCATGCCAACATTGCCCTCTTCACAG GCGGGATGCTGTTCACAGCCACGGTGACGGATTTCCTGGCCATCGACGCCGTGATCTACCGGAGCCTGGGGGACAGTCCCACGCTGCGCACTGTCAAGCACGACTCCAAGTGGTTCAAAG AGCCCTACTTCGTCCATGCTGTGGAGTGGAAGAGCCATGTCTACTTCTTCTTCAGGGAGATCGCCATGGAGTTCAACTACCTGGAGAAG GTGGTGGTGTCACGGGTGGCACGGGTGTGCAAGAACGACATGGGCGGCTCGCAGCGCGTGCTGGAGAAGCAGTGGACGTCCTTCCTCAAGGCCCGGCTCAACTGCTCTGTGCCGGGTGACTCGCACTTCTACTTCAACGTCATCCAGGCCGTCACCGACATCCTGGAGCTGGACGGGCGGCCCGTGGTGCTGGCTGTCTTCTCCACACCTGCCAACAG catccctggctcgGCCGTCTGCGCCTTCGACATGGCCCAGGTGGCGGCCGTCTTCGAGGGGCGCTTCCGGGAGCAGAAGTCCCCTGAGTCCATCTGGACGCCGGTGCCTGAGGAGCTGGTGCCAAAGCCGCG GCCCGGGTGCTGCGCCGCCCCTGGCATGCGCTACAACTCCTCCAGCGCCTTCCCCGACGAGATCCTCAACTTCATGAAGACGCACCCGCTGATGGATGAATCGGTGCCCGCGCTCAGCAACGCCCCCTGGATCATCCGCACCATGACGCG GTCCCAGTTGCGCAGGATCGTGGTGGACAGCGCGGCAGGGCCATGGGGCAATCACACCGTGGTCTTCCTGGGCTCCAACACTGGCACTGTTCTCAAGTTCCTGATCAAGCCCAACATCAGCGCCAGCCCCTCGGCCGCCAGCATCGggagccagagcctgctgctggAAGAGTTTGAGACCTACTCCCCTGGGAG GTGCGGCAGAGACAATGCAGACGAGAGGCggctgctgggcatggagctGGACAAAGCCACagggtccctgctgctggccttCCCACCCTGCGTGGTGCGGGCACCTGTCGCCCGCTGCCAGCAGCATGCCGGCTGCATGAA GAACTGCCTCGGGAGCCGGGACCCCTACTGTGGCTGGACCCCCGAGGGCTCCTGCCTCTTCCTGGAAGCCAACACCAG AGCCGCATTTGAGCAGGACATCGCAGGCAGCAGCACCTCCCACCTCGGGGACTGCGAGG GGCTGGTGACCGAGAGCTTCGTGGACGAGCCGGACGGGCTGGTCTCAGTGAACCTGCTGGTGATCTCCTCGGTGGCTGCCTTCGTCATCGGCGCGGTGATCTCAGGCTTCAGCGTGTGCTGGTTCATCGGGCACCGGGACCGCAAGGAGCTGGCGCGGCGCCGCGACAAGGAGAACATCCTGGCGCACAGCGAGTCCGTGGTGAGCGTCAGCCGGCTGGGCGAgcggcggccccggcccggcccccccgAAAACCTGCTGGCACCGCTGATGCAGAACGGCTGGCCCAAGGGGCTGCTCAAGGTGGGGCAGCCCGACTTGGATTCGGGGGTGTTGCCCACACCCGAGCAGACTCCGCTGCAGCAGAAGCGCTGCCCCGGCAGCCTCAAGAACTGCAAGTGGGAGCAGAGCCACAACCTCATCAACGCCTCCCTGCGGGACCCCGGCTGCCCCGGCTCCTCCGTCATCCTGCTTCACACCGGCCACCCCCAGGGGCCCCCCCACATCCGGGCCGGGCATGGCATGCCCGTGGCCTGCCGCTCTGTGCTCATGGACCAGGAGCTGGAGGACGAGGGGAGCGACTCCTCCATGGACATGCACTACCTGCCGGTGAGTGGGGGCCTCGAGCATGGCGAGGGGCCCCGGCCCCAGCCGGTGCAGCCCCCCGCCTCCCACCGGCCCGGCCTGGGCAGGGGCTCCTACGGCGAGTTCCCCATCACGCCGCACGCCAGCCCGGACCGGCGCCGGGTGGTGTCGGCGCCCGGCGGGGAGGCCGGGGACTTCTGCGAGGGCAGCCCCTGGAACCCCGACAAGCTGAACTTCAACAGCAACAATGCAGCCAGCAAGGCGGCTGCCCACCTCAAGAGGAACCACACGTTCAACAGCGGCGAGGCACAGGGGGGCTACGGCCGGcccggcggggccccgcgggcgCACCCGCACGCCCTCACGGACCTCAGCCACCTCCTCAAGTACGGCATCGAGCGGACTCCCTCCGTTAAATAG
- the SEMA6B gene encoding semaphorin-6B isoform X2, with protein MGRIRQTETRDNLYRVSLEPATTSEMRYQRKLTWKSNQHDINICRMKGKHEAECRNFLKVLLVQDPSTLFVCGTNAFNPVCANYSLDTLEPIGDNVSGMARCPYDPKHANIALFTGGMLFTATVTDFLAIDAVIYRSLGDSPTLRTVKHDSKWFKEPYFVHAVEWKSHVYFFFREIAMEFNYLEKVVVSRVARVCKNDMGGSQRVLEKQWTSFLKARLNCSVPGDSHFYFNVIQAVTDILELDGRPVVLAVFSTPANSIPGSAVCAFDMAQVAAVFEGRFREQKSPESIWTPVPEELVPKPRPGCCAAPGMRYNSSSAFPDEILNFMKTHPLMDESVPALSNAPWIIRTMTRSQLRRIVVDSAAGPWGNHTVVFLGSNTGTVLKFLIKPNISASPSAASIGSQSLLLEEFETYSPGRCGRDNADERRLLGMELDKATGSLLLAFPPCVVRAPVARCQQHAGCMKNCLGSRDPYCGWTPEGSCLFLEANTRAAFEQDIAGSSTSHLGDCEGLVTESFVDEPDGLVSVNLLVISSVAAFVIGAVISGFSVCWFIGHRDRKELARRRDKENILAHSESVVSVSRLGERRPRPGPPENLLAPLMQNGWPKGLLKVGQPDLDSGVLPTPEQTPLQQKRCPGSLKNCKWEQSHNLINASLRDPGCPGSSVILLHTGHPQGPPHIRAGHGMPVACRSVLMDQELEDEGSDSSMDMHYLPVSGGLEHGEGPRPQPVQPPASHRPGLGRGSYGEFPITPHASPDRRRVVSAPGGEAGDFCEGSPWNPDKLNFNSNNAASKAAAHLKRNHTFNSGEAQGGYGRPGGAPRAHPHALTDLSHLLKYGIERTPSVK; from the exons ATGGGTCGCATCCGGCAGACAGAGACCAG GGACAACTTGTACCGTGTGAGCCTGGAGCCTGCCACCACCAGTGAGATGCGCTACCAGCGG AAGCTGACGTGGAAGTCGAACCAACATGACATCAACATCTGCCGCATGAAGGGGAAGCACGAG gcAGAGTGCCGGAACTTCCTCAAGGTGCTGCTGGTGCAGGACCCAAGCACCCTCTTCGTGTGCGGCACCAATGCCTTCAACCCCGTCTGCGCCAACTACAGC ctggacacGCTGGAGCCCATTGGAGACAACGTCAGCGGCATGGCCCGGTGCCCCTACGACCCCAAGCATGCCAACATTGCCCTCTTCACAG GCGGGATGCTGTTCACAGCCACGGTGACGGATTTCCTGGCCATCGACGCCGTGATCTACCGGAGCCTGGGGGACAGTCCCACGCTGCGCACTGTCAAGCACGACTCCAAGTGGTTCAAAG AGCCCTACTTCGTCCATGCTGTGGAGTGGAAGAGCCATGTCTACTTCTTCTTCAGGGAGATCGCCATGGAGTTCAACTACCTGGAGAAG GTGGTGGTGTCACGGGTGGCACGGGTGTGCAAGAACGACATGGGCGGCTCGCAGCGCGTGCTGGAGAAGCAGTGGACGTCCTTCCTCAAGGCCCGGCTCAACTGCTCTGTGCCGGGTGACTCGCACTTCTACTTCAACGTCATCCAGGCCGTCACCGACATCCTGGAGCTGGACGGGCGGCCCGTGGTGCTGGCTGTCTTCTCCACACCTGCCAACAG catccctggctcgGCCGTCTGCGCCTTCGACATGGCCCAGGTGGCGGCCGTCTTCGAGGGGCGCTTCCGGGAGCAGAAGTCCCCTGAGTCCATCTGGACGCCGGTGCCTGAGGAGCTGGTGCCAAAGCCGCG GCCCGGGTGCTGCGCCGCCCCTGGCATGCGCTACAACTCCTCCAGCGCCTTCCCCGACGAGATCCTCAACTTCATGAAGACGCACCCGCTGATGGATGAATCGGTGCCCGCGCTCAGCAACGCCCCCTGGATCATCCGCACCATGACGCG GTCCCAGTTGCGCAGGATCGTGGTGGACAGCGCGGCAGGGCCATGGGGCAATCACACCGTGGTCTTCCTGGGCTCCAACACTGGCACTGTTCTCAAGTTCCTGATCAAGCCCAACATCAGCGCCAGCCCCTCGGCCGCCAGCATCGggagccagagcctgctgctggAAGAGTTTGAGACCTACTCCCCTGGGAG GTGCGGCAGAGACAATGCAGACGAGAGGCggctgctgggcatggagctGGACAAAGCCACagggtccctgctgctggccttCCCACCCTGCGTGGTGCGGGCACCTGTCGCCCGCTGCCAGCAGCATGCCGGCTGCATGAA GAACTGCCTCGGGAGCCGGGACCCCTACTGTGGCTGGACCCCCGAGGGCTCCTGCCTCTTCCTGGAAGCCAACACCAG AGCCGCATTTGAGCAGGACATCGCAGGCAGCAGCACCTCCCACCTCGGGGACTGCGAGG GGCTGGTGACCGAGAGCTTCGTGGACGAGCCGGACGGGCTGGTCTCAGTGAACCTGCTGGTGATCTCCTCGGTGGCTGCCTTCGTCATCGGCGCGGTGATCTCAGGCTTCAGCGTGTGCTGGTTCATCGGGCACCGGGACCGCAAGGAGCTGGCGCGGCGCCGCGACAAGGAGAACATCCTGGCGCACAGCGAGTCCGTGGTGAGCGTCAGCCGGCTGGGCGAgcggcggccccggcccggcccccccgAAAACCTGCTGGCACCGCTGATGCAGAACGGCTGGCCCAAGGGGCTGCTCAAGGTGGGGCAGCCCGACTTGGATTCGGGGGTGTTGCCCACACCCGAGCAGACTCCGCTGCAGCAGAAGCGCTGCCCCGGCAGCCTCAAGAACTGCAAGTGGGAGCAGAGCCACAACCTCATCAACGCCTCCCTGCGGGACCCCGGCTGCCCCGGCTCCTCCGTCATCCTGCTTCACACCGGCCACCCCCAGGGGCCCCCCCACATCCGGGCCGGGCATGGCATGCCCGTGGCCTGCCGCTCTGTGCTCATGGACCAGGAGCTGGAGGACGAGGGGAGCGACTCCTCCATGGACATGCACTACCTGCCGGTGAGTGGGGGCCTCGAGCATGGCGAGGGGCCCCGGCCCCAGCCGGTGCAGCCCCCCGCCTCCCACCGGCCCGGCCTGGGCAGGGGCTCCTACGGCGAGTTCCCCATCACGCCGCACGCCAGCCCGGACCGGCGCCGGGTGGTGTCGGCGCCCGGCGGGGAGGCCGGGGACTTCTGCGAGGGCAGCCCCTGGAACCCCGACAAGCTGAACTTCAACAGCAACAATGCAGCCAGCAAGGCGGCTGCCCACCTCAAGAGGAACCACACGTTCAACAGCGGCGAGGCACAGGGGGGCTACGGCCGGcccggcggggccccgcgggcgCACCCGCACGCCCTCACGGACCTCAGCCACCTCCTCAAGTACGGCATCGAGCGGACTCCCTCCGTTAAATAG